A stretch of the Candidatus Anoxymicrobium japonicum genome encodes the following:
- a CDS encoding glycosyl transferase, with translation MPGRCPASWYHSSESELRLTGKTMATFDVLLPVKNGIDYLAESIESICQQTYRDWRLLVLDHGSDDGSYELAEAYAKRDPRIVVHRLPWANGLAGLLNAGLDLCDCKYVMRQDADDVSLPHRMQMLANALDDDDELVLVGSLGDVIDASGRKIGMLDMPTGQYGVLISTPFRTPVAHPTVAMRFDAIQRLGARYGVDFIGAMPEDKRIQVPGLAEDYFLFGQLALVAHCTNIGQSLIKYRWHGANVGATKYVDQTQVALNISRYLTESLSIMLGINSFDPAPFCNHGVNLINFNDRLDFTEEYREMRQMLTRAMPHSAELHRELSYRKVIANRSKPVMAARYFAHSQRFGVHHVEWRTVRSWLINGLKKQPILTLTPSGLTA, from the coding sequence ATGCCTGGACGGTGCCCAGCGAGCTGGTATCACAGCAGCGAATCTGAACTTCGATTAACAGGAAAAACCATGGCGACATTTGACGTATTGCTCCCGGTCAAGAATGGCATCGACTATCTGGCCGAATCCATAGAAAGCATCTGCCAGCAGACCTATCGCGACTGGCGCCTGCTGGTGCTCGATCACGGTTCCGACGACGGCAGTTATGAACTGGCCGAAGCCTATGCCAAACGCGACCCGCGTATCGTCGTACACCGTTTGCCCTGGGCCAATGGGCTCGCCGGGCTGCTGAATGCCGGGCTCGATTTGTGCGATTGCAAATATGTCATGCGGCAGGACGCCGATGATGTCTCCTTGCCGCACCGCATGCAGATGCTGGCCAATGCGCTGGATGACGATGACGAACTGGTGCTGGTCGGCTCGCTGGGTGATGTGATCGACGCCTCCGGCCGCAAGATCGGCATGCTCGATATGCCTACCGGGCAATACGGCGTCCTCATCAGCACGCCGTTCCGCACGCCGGTGGCGCACCCGACTGTGGCGATGCGCTTCGATGCGATTCAGCGGCTGGGTGCGCGTTACGGTGTCGATTTCATCGGCGCGATGCCCGAAGACAAACGCATCCAGGTGCCGGGCCTGGCGGAGGATTATTTCCTCTTCGGCCAGCTGGCGCTGGTGGCGCATTGCACGAACATCGGGCAAAGCCTGATCAAGTATCGCTGGCATGGCGCTAACGTAGGCGCCACAAAATATGTAGACCAGACCCAGGTGGCGCTCAACATCTCGCGCTACCTGACCGAGTCGCTGTCCATCATGCTCGGCATCAACAGCTTTGATCCGGCGCCGTTCTGCAACCACGGCGTCAACCTGATCAATTTCAACGACCGGCTGGATTTCACCGAGGAATACCGGGAAATGCGCCAGATGCTGACCCGTGCCATGCCGCACAGTGCCGAGCTGCACCGTGAGTTGTCCTACCGCAAGGTGATCGCCAACCGCTCGAAGCCGGTCATGGCTGCAAGGTATTTCGCCCATAGCCAGAGATTCGGCGTACACCATGTGGAATGGCGCACGGTCAGGTC